CCGAACATTTAGCAGTAGTCTAGCAATTCACACAAAACGTCAGGTCGAGCCCAGCGAAACATCTCGCTGGGCTCGACCTGACGTTCTTTTTATAGCATCTCAGGCGGGCCTAGTGCCGGTTGTCCTCGTCGTTGAGCATGCTCACGTAGCTATCGTAGCGGGGAAGGGCAATTTTGCCTTTCTCTACGGCCTCACGCACGGCGCAGCCGGGCTCGTGCACGTGCTGGCAGTTGTGGTAGCGGCACTGGTTGAGCAAGGCGCGCATTTCGGGAAAGAAGTGGGCCAGCTGCCCGGGCGGAATATCTACCAGACCCAGCTCCTTGATGCCGGGCGTGTCGATGAGGTAGGTGCCAGGGCGTACTTCCAGCATTTCGGCGAAAGTAGTGGTATGCACACCCTTGTCGGAAAACTCACTGATTTCCTGGGTTTTCAAGTCCAGGTCGGGTACCAGGGCGTTGATGAGCGTGCTTTTGCCCACGCCCGAGTGGCCCGAAAGCAAGGATACTTTCCCGTCGAGCAGGGCGTCTACGTCGGCCACGCCCACGCCCGTTTCGGCCGAGCAGCGCAGGCCCGGGTAGCCCGTGCGCTTGTACATTTTGAGAATCTGATCTTGGTAGTCGGACAAATCCTCATCGTAGAGGTCGGTCTTGTTGAAGACAAGGGTCACCGGAATGCTATACGCCTCGGCCGTGACCAGAAACCGGTCGATAAACCCGAATGAGGTGGCCGGCGACACGAGCGTCACGACCAGCAACGCCTGGTCGAGGTTGGCGGCCACAATGTGGGCATGCTCGGCCTTGTGCACCGAGCGGCGGATAATGTAGTTGCGCCGGGGCTCAATGTGGTGAATTACGCCCGCCCCTTCAGTTTGTTCCTCCACCGTGAAGTCCACCTGGTCGCCGACGGCCAGCGGGTTGCTCACCTTCAGGTTCTTGTTCTTAAACTTGCCCCGCAGCCGGCAGCGGTGCAGCTTGCCCGTCGCCGTTTCGCGCACCAGGTACCAAGAGCCCGTCGATTTAACTACAATACCAGTCATAGAGTGAATGAGTGAGTTGGTGAATGAGTGAATTGATGGATAAGTACACAAGTGAAATAGTCTGCTGCATGGCTCCGCGCA
Above is a genomic segment from Hymenobacter cellulosivorans containing:
- the rsgA gene encoding ribosome small subunit-dependent GTPase A, which produces MTGIVVKSTGSWYLVRETATGKLHRCRLRGKFKNKNLKVSNPLAVGDQVDFTVEEQTEGAGVIHHIEPRRNYIIRRSVHKAEHAHIVAANLDQALLVVTLVSPATSFGFIDRFLVTAEAYSIPVTLVFNKTDLYDEDLSDYQDQILKMYKRTGYPGLRCSAETGVGVADVDALLDGKVSLLSGHSGVGKSTLINALVPDLDLKTQEISEFSDKGVHTTTFAEMLEVRPGTYLIDTPGIKELGLVDIPPGQLAHFFPEMRALLNQCRYHNCQHVHEPGCAVREAVEKGKIALPRYDSYVSMLNDEDNRH